In the candidate division WOR-3 bacterium genome, TCTAAAAATAGGAAAAGAAGGTCGGATAGGAACTGGGGGAGGAGGTGGTAGGGGAGATGGTGTTGGGGTGCAGTTCAATTTACTCTAAAATTACTAAATTATTGGAAATAAAAACCTTAAAAAGAACGCCCTTCTTTTGATAGGCGACATAAGATGTCGCCTCACAGTATAAGAATCATAATAAATCCTGGTTATGGTTAGTTAAATTAAAAAGTTTAAAGTCCTAGAATGATATGAAGTGAAACTATTGCACTATTTACTTGACAAAAGAATGTTTTATGGTTATCATTAGAGTTTAAAAAATTGGGAGGACAATATGAAGAGGTTATTTTTAGCTATTCCTCTCTTTATTCTCCTCTTTATTTTCTGTGGTGAGAAAGGAGAGGAGTATTTCCCGATGGGCGTAGGAAGCGTTTGGAAATACACCGGATACACCCTACTGATAACCAGCTCTTCTACCGACACCATCCAAAAGTTTACTTCTGATACAAAAGCGGACAGTAAAGGGAATCTGGATAACGGATTAGAAGTCACGCTCTTTGTAAACATTGAGACAGTATACGTGAAAAGCCCTTACGAAACGACTTTGGTTGAGGTAGACACCACCTATATCCGGGAGAGTGGGAATTATATCCTTTCTTATGAGTCAAAAAGCGATCCTGCACCGGATACAGTTCTTGCTCTCCCATTAGAAAAGGATAAGACTTGGCAAGTTGACTCGACAACCACCGCTAAGGTCCTTGTGGAAGAAAATGTGACCGTGCCTGCGGGAACCTTTAAAGCCTGGAAGGTGGAGCAGACGACCCAAGGAATTCCTATCTATTATTGGTTTGCCGAAGGGACCGGTTTAGTGAAGGTTAATATGGATTACGAACCAATCTCTGGTTACCGGTATGTGATGAATATGGAACTGAAATCCGCAAACGTCAAGTAAACAAAAAAGAAAAAAACTGGGGCGGAGAAATTTCTCCGCCCCTTTTTATTTCCGCCTTTTGACTTTATTCTTTTAGTTATTATAATTCCTTATGCGGAAGAGAAAAGGGGAAGACTTTTTGGAACTCCTCAAAAAGGATGGTCTGGAGATTCTTTCTGTCTATCAAGAGCCCTTTTCGCAAAAAGAACAAATCTTGGCTCTGGTGCCAATAAAAATCTGTAAACCAACACCCTTCCAGAGAGAGATTTCCCCAACCCATCTAACGCGCTTAAAATACTCCATCGAAAAGACCGGAAGATTTTTAGACCCAATAATTTTAATTCGGACCAAAGAAGGAGAATATTGGACGCCTAATGGTAATCACCGCCTGGCGGCGATGAAATCCTTGGGGAAAGAGAAGATTACGGCAATTTTAATTCCCGAAGAGAAAATTCTCGGGGAAATTCTGGCTTTGAATACTGAAAAACCACACAATATAAAAGAGAAGTCATTAGAGGTGATAAAGATGTATCATCATTTCTTGAAAATAGCCGGGGATCTTCCGGAATCGGACTTTACTTTTCAATTTGAAGAGCCTTACTTTGCTACCTTGGGAATAATTTATCAAAAAAGAGAAAGATTTTCTGGCTCAGCGTACGTTTCGCTCTTAAAGAGAATTGATCAATTTCTCTCTCTGCCTTTGTCCCAGGCGATAAAGGAAAGGGAAAGACGGGCAAAAAGGGTTGAAGAAGAGGTAGAACCAGAAGTCATGCGGGTAATTAAAGAATTAAAAGAGAAAAAACTTAACTTACTTTTTATTAAACAATTCGTCATTTCTCATAATAATCCTTGCGCAAAGAAGAAAAATGAGCGAATGGATTTTGACGAAGGAATTGATGCTTTTCTTACTAATCTTACCCATTTTGATATCGGGAAATTGCGACTAGGAGAAATACCGGGGGATTTTTCTGAAGAGTAAATTTTATGTTTCCTGAGGAAGCAGATTGGATTATTGATAAATTAAAGAAGATTGATTTAAAAGGAGTGCGGAGGTGTTTGAATGTCGGTTCCGGTGATTTGCGATTTCGTACTCAAGACCAACCACACCAGGAAGCAATTTTCCTTCTCTTGAAAGAAAGGGGGATAAAAGTTGACCACCTTGACCAAAAAGCCGGCAAAGGGGTTGATATTGTGGCGGATATTAAAGAATTTTCTCCTTCCGAGCCTTACGATTTGATATTTCTTACTAATGTTTTGGAACACTTAGAAAATCCAGAAATAGTAGCAAAAAGGGTCTTAAGCCTTCTTGCCCCCAAAGGTTACCTCTTTGTCACAGTTCCGAGATTTTACCGTCGCCATCCCGACCCGATTGATACTGGATTCCGCCCCAGCAATAAGGATTTAGAGAGAATGTTTTCGGGAAATAAATTTCTCTTTTCGGAAATCATTAAAATAAAAAAGCCGAGGGACCACTTGGGGAAAATTATTTCTTTTTTGGGGATAAAATGGAAAGTCTCCTGCCTCTTATTACAGAAAGATGTTGACCTTGACTTTCAAGTTTAATTCTTTTATAATACAAAATGATAAAATCAAATGGAGGAGTCTATGAGAAGTAAACTTCTCTTTATTTTCGCTCTTATTTTCTTCTCTTTTGCCTTTGCCCAAAAAGTATCAAAAGAAAAGGCAACAAAAGCGATTACCGATTCCCTGAAGGGTGCTAAGGTGGAGGCTTTAGAATACATTAAAGATAAAGGGCTTTACGAGGCAAAAGTCTCTTATAACTACAAAAAACTTCGGGTGACAGTTGATGGGACAAATGGGAAGATAGCAGAGATTCAAGAGTTAGAAGACCCAATCTTCTCCCGGATAAAAGAGATAGTAAATATCATCGCCCCGGGTGAGATTGTGGAAAAAAGCGAAGAACGAGAGGAGGATGAGATAACTTATATCCTCATGGTAAAAGGCAAAGATAAGATGTTAAGAGAAATTGAGGTCTCAATTAGTGTTGGAGAACCAGAGGAGGAAGAAGGGGAGGAATAAGGAGGATTTATGGTAAAGATAAAGCCAATTTTTTTATTTTTCTTTTTAACAGCCCTCGTCTTTGCCGGCGAGATTGTTAAGGAAATTTCTTTTCCCCAGACTTTACTTCATCTCATACCCAAAGATGGCTATACCGTTGTTAATTACGGTAATGCCCCGGAGATTGATGGTCAACCCGGCTCACCATCTCTACCGGTAATTCCCGTGCATATTGTCATTCCCGCTGATGCGGAATTAGAAGGAGTTGAAGTTTTAGATGTTGAGGAAAATAAAATCCCTGGTGAATATCTATTATATCCAGTCCAACCGGGGAGAACATTTTCCGACTTAAAACCCCACCCTTTTGTCCCCCCAAAAGAGGAGTTTTATTCTCAACAGAGTATCTATCCGGAAAAAATCTTAGGCTATATTGGTTCTGGGAATAAAGGTGGATTTCGTCTTTGCCGATTTTTAGTCTTTCCGGTTCGCTACCTTCCCGCGAGAAAGGAATTGTATCTTGCCGAAAAGATTAAGGTCCGAGTTTCTTATAATGAAGGGAGAATTATTCCCAAACCCATATCTCCATTTAAATTAACACTCTTCTCATCGGATGTCGGTGATTTAGTAATTAATCCAGAAGATGTGGAAAGGTTCGCTCCACCAGTCCGAACTACTCCGGCTTTTTCTCCTAATTTGCCACCAGGTTATTACGAATATGTGATAATTACTCCCCAAGTCTATCGGGATAGTTGCGAACCACTTCGTTACTGGCGGCATAAATTAGGTTATCCCGCTCGGATAATGACCATTGAAGATATCCAATCAACCTATCCGGGAAGGGATTTACCAGAAAAGATGCGCAACTTCGTTAAAGATGCGGATACGGTCTGGCAGACGGTCTTCTTCTTCATTGTCCGCCAGGATGCCCCAGCCCAGCAATACCGCCTCTTGCGGGTCCGCTATACCAGTAATGAAGACTTACCCGGTGATATCTACTTCTCTGATTTAGACGGTACGTGGGACTTTAATAACAACAATATCTTTGGCGAACCAGCGGATAGCATTGATGGTTATTCTGATGTCTATGTCGGAATGATGACAACCGAAAGTTTTCAGGAGATAAGAACCTACCTTAATAAATTATTCCGTTACGAGCAAAACCCGGATTCTACCTATTTTGAGAAGGCATTACTACCCGTAGCGGTCACTTTCTCTATGGAATTTAACGATTCCATTGCTAATGCGGCACCTGCGGACTGGTGGTGCTGTAAGATGTATATGTCCGGAGGGCATGTCCAACCATCACCTCAGAGATTTACCGATTCCATTAATGCCGGTTATGGCTATACCTCAGTTATCGCCCACGGCACACCAAGGACTATGGAACTGAATGGCAGTTGGACCGGAACTATGGCTTGCAATTTAACCAATACCAATAAACTGAATGTGCTAACTGCGGTCTGTTGTGACCCAGGTTCCTTTGACCTTTATAACGACTGTCTGGCGGAGACAATCACCGGGATTGCTCAGAACGGCTTCGCCGCGGTGATGATGAATGCACGTTCCGGCTGGGTAAGAGTTGCAGAATACTACAACTACCATTTCTTTTATAAGTTTTTACCTCGGATGCCAATTGGACGTCATCCCTTATGTTCCGCCTACGTCTATGTTGGTCAGGCATTAGCCCATTCCAAAGACCAACTCCGACCTCTCTGGCCAATGACCGATTCCTCTCGTTTCCGTTGGGAAGCCTATGAGAGAAATCTCTTCGGGGATCCGACAATTCCCTTAAATGTGAAAAATCCCCACCATCTTACCGCCCAATTCCCGCAGGCAATAAATATCGGAAGCAATGTGCCGGTCCCAATCACTGTCACCTATCAATCAAACCCGGTTTGTTCTGCGCTGGTCTGTCTGATGATGGGTGAAAATGTCTATGCCAAAGGGAGAACCAATGGCTCAGGTCAGATAACCCTTTATGTTTCACCGAATCAAGTCGGCACAATGCTTCTGACTATTTCCGCTCGCAATTATTTCCCTTATGAAGATTCAATCAGGGTTGTTTCCACCGGTCGCTATGTCTGCCATCTTAGACATTTTATTGACGATGCACCACCAAGAGGTAACGGTGATGGTATTCCGAATCCCGGTGAAGAGTTAGAACTTCCAACTTGGGTTAAAAACTGGGGAAACCTTACCGCCCAGAACGTTATTGGCCGTTTCTTCACGCGTGACCCTCAGGCACAATCTTCTGACACAATAAAAAACTTCGGTAATATTCCAGCGGGTGATTCCGCCTTTACCGGTTCCAATGGCTATAATCTAAGAATCAATACCGGACTTTCTAATGGCTATGCGATACTCTGCACCTTAATCTGTAAAGATAACTTAGATTCTTCCTGGGTCTCCCGGTTTACGATTACTGTTGGTACCCCGGTCTTCTCTTTCCAGAATTACCTTGTGAGCGACTCTCACGCCCAAAGACCAAATGGTCGGATTGACCCGGGTGAGGATGCTTTCTTGCGGATAGCAATTAAGAATACAGGTCTGGGACATGGTTATAACTGTCAGGCGAAATTGAAGGCTTATGATACCCTCTTCTTTGTCTGGGATTCATTAGCGAATTACGGCTTTATTCCTAAGGATTCGGTTAGGATTAATAACGAAGACCGGTTCCGGGTTTATGCTGACCCCAGGATGCGACCGGAAACCCAAGTGCCTTGTACCCTCTTTCTAACCGCGGATGGTGGTTACACTCAGAAGGTAGGCTTTACAATTGGCGTTGGGGCGTTAACGATTACCGACCCGATTCCGGATGGAGACCCGGCAATTTATTACGCCTATGATAATATTGATACCTTCTATGTCCAGCACCCAACTTACCGTTGGATTGAACTAAGAAACCGGGGAACCCAACTGCCCATCACTTCGGATGACCAGACGATAAGAATTCTTTTACCC is a window encoding:
- a CDS encoding methyltransferase domain-containing protein, yielding MFPEEADWIIDKLKKIDLKGVRRCLNVGSGDLRFRTQDQPHQEAIFLLLKERGIKVDHLDQKAGKGVDIVADIKEFSPSEPYDLIFLTNVLEHLENPEIVAKRVLSLLAPKGYLFVTVPRFYRRHPDPIDTGFRPSNKDLERMFSGNKFLFSEIIKIKKPRDHLGKIISFLGIKWKVSCLLLQKDVDLDFQV
- a CDS encoding ParB/RepB/Spo0J family partition protein; amino-acid sequence: MRKRKGEDFLELLKKDGLEILSVYQEPFSQKEQILALVPIKICKPTPFQREISPTHLTRLKYSIEKTGRFLDPIILIRTKEGEYWTPNGNHRLAAMKSLGKEKITAILIPEEKILGEILALNTEKPHNIKEKSLEVIKMYHHFLKIAGDLPESDFTFQFEEPYFATLGIIYQKRERFSGSAYVSLLKRIDQFLSLPLSQAIKERERRAKRVEEEVEPEVMRVIKELKEKKLNLLFIKQFVISHNNPCAKKKNERMDFDEGIDAFLTNLTHFDIGKLRLGEIPGDFSEE
- a CDS encoding C25 family cysteine peptidase yields the protein MVKIKPIFLFFFLTALVFAGEIVKEISFPQTLLHLIPKDGYTVVNYGNAPEIDGQPGSPSLPVIPVHIVIPADAELEGVEVLDVEENKIPGEYLLYPVQPGRTFSDLKPHPFVPPKEEFYSQQSIYPEKILGYIGSGNKGGFRLCRFLVFPVRYLPARKELYLAEKIKVRVSYNEGRIIPKPISPFKLTLFSSDVGDLVINPEDVERFAPPVRTTPAFSPNLPPGYYEYVIITPQVYRDSCEPLRYWRHKLGYPARIMTIEDIQSTYPGRDLPEKMRNFVKDADTVWQTVFFFIVRQDAPAQQYRLLRVRYTSNEDLPGDIYFSDLDGTWDFNNNNIFGEPADSIDGYSDVYVGMMTTESFQEIRTYLNKLFRYEQNPDSTYFEKALLPVAVTFSMEFNDSIANAAPADWWCCKMYMSGGHVQPSPQRFTDSINAGYGYTSVIAHGTPRTMELNGSWTGTMACNLTNTNKLNVLTAVCCDPGSFDLYNDCLAETITGIAQNGFAAVMMNARSGWVRVAEYYNYHFFYKFLPRMPIGRHPLCSAYVYVGQALAHSKDQLRPLWPMTDSSRFRWEAYERNLFGDPTIPLNVKNPHHLTAQFPQAINIGSNVPVPITVTYQSNPVCSALVCLMMGENVYAKGRTNGSGQITLYVSPNQVGTMLLTISARNYFPYEDSIRVVSTGRYVCHLRHFIDDAPPRGNGDGIPNPGEELELPTWVKNWGNLTAQNVIGRFFTRDPQAQSSDTIKNFGNIPAGDSAFTGSNGYNLRINTGLSNGYAILCTLICKDNLDSSWVSRFTITVGTPVFSFQNYLVSDSHAQRPNGRIDPGEDAFLRIAIKNTGLGHGYNCQAKLKAYDTLFFVWDSLANYGFIPKDSVRINNEDRFRVYADPRMRPETQVPCTLFLTADGGYTQKVGFTIGVGALTITDPIPDGDPAIYYAYDNIDTFYVQHPTYRWIELRNRGTQLPITSDDQTIRILLPFVFKYYGQRFAESLSVCGNGWIAPGRYTSAVYTNQPLPDPTSSNPHSMICVNWDDLYPPYGNRIWYLYEPDSHRFIIEWDSVHYFSPNTQWDKFEIIVYDTTVPTPTGDNKIVFQYYTANNYTSNTVGIENNTSTRGICGLYNGTYHRAQAPLIPGRAISFETGEPQVGILEKELSSFEPIKGILKIYPTVLRGDLKIEYFLSEKEIKKVILYDAVGKKVKEFTLKPGVQTLEMKNLPSGIYFLRLKEKVKEDYKIIILK